One stretch of Oceanipulchritudo coccoides DNA includes these proteins:
- a CDS encoding BMC domain-containing protein, translated as MAKQAIGLIECKGLVSLMEASDAALKAADVSMTGWEKIGSGLVTGFFTGDVAAVKAGVEAGADAAGQIGEIVAVQVIPRPHDDLSKLGTWIG; from the coding sequence ATGGCAAAACAAGCAATTGGACTCATCGAATGCAAAGGACTGGTTAGCCTCATGGAAGCCAGCGATGCCGCTTTGAAAGCAGCGGATGTCAGCATGACCGGATGGGAAAAGATCGGCAGTGGCCTCGTAACCGGATTTTTCACCGGTGACGTTGCCGCAGTAAAGGCAGGCGTCGAGGCGGGAGCTGATGCAGCTGGACAGATCGGCGAAATCGTCGCTGTGCAGGTGATTCCGCGTCCCCATGACGACCTGAGCAAGCTCGGTACCTGGATTGGCTAG
- a CDS encoding acetate/propionate family kinase: protein MKILVANLGSTSFKYRLYEMSGSDAELLAQGGFERVTEYTPCIEEMLETLIGDKIIESGQDLDAVGFKTVLGKDVSGCVKADDQVLDALEGFKEVAPAHNPAYAEGIRCFQRMLPDLPRVALFETAFYQWATAASTTYAIPPAWRALGIRRYGFHGASHKFIAERTAELLGREDIAERARRLYQDGPTAFSGAPVRVISCHLGGSSSVTGICNGVAIGTSMGFSPQSGLPQNNRVGDLDSMAIPYVCKMLGLSVQEAEEQLTKDSGLLGLSGVSNDLRDILAAADDEHQEANLAVDVMVDSIRHWAGSFFFKMGGAEVIAFTAGIGENNPDIRESVCAGLEDLGIRIDPEANQKTVRGMEGIISAPDSAIKVLVIPANEELVVAREVCRFIQS, encoded by the coding sequence ATGAAGATTCTCGTCGCCAATCTCGGCTCGACCTCGTTCAAGTACCGGCTCTATGAGATGAGTGGTTCCGATGCGGAACTGCTTGCCCAGGGCGGATTTGAACGGGTGACTGAGTATACTCCCTGCATCGAGGAGATGCTGGAGACCTTGATCGGTGACAAGATTATCGAATCCGGCCAGGATCTTGATGCTGTTGGCTTCAAGACCGTTCTCGGCAAGGATGTAAGCGGATGCGTGAAGGCGGACGATCAAGTCCTCGATGCCCTCGAAGGCTTCAAGGAAGTGGCTCCGGCACACAATCCCGCTTATGCAGAAGGCATTCGCTGCTTTCAGCGGATGCTTCCTGACTTACCGCGGGTGGCCCTTTTTGAAACGGCTTTCTATCAATGGGCGACCGCCGCCTCGACCACTTACGCCATTCCGCCGGCATGGCGGGCCCTCGGCATCCGCCGGTACGGGTTTCATGGTGCGAGCCACAAGTTCATTGCTGAACGGACTGCCGAGCTTCTGGGCCGCGAGGATATCGCGGAACGGGCACGGCGCCTGTATCAGGACGGACCGACGGCTTTCTCTGGTGCGCCTGTGCGGGTCATTTCATGCCACCTTGGTGGAAGCAGCTCGGTGACAGGAATCTGCAACGGAGTGGCCATCGGAACGAGCATGGGATTCAGCCCGCAGAGTGGCCTTCCCCAGAACAACCGGGTGGGGGACCTCGACTCAATGGCCATTCCCTACGTCTGCAAGATGCTGGGGTTGTCAGTCCAGGAAGCTGAAGAGCAACTCACGAAGGACAGTGGACTTCTTGGCCTTTCCGGGGTGAGCAACGACCTGCGCGACATTCTGGCCGCCGCCGATGATGAACATCAGGAGGCGAACCTGGCTGTGGACGTAATGGTCGACAGCATCCGCCATTGGGCAGGCTCTTTTTTCTTCAAGATGGGCGGAGCTGAGGTCATCGCATTCACGGCGGGGATCGGGGAAAACAATCCCGATATTAGGGAAAGCGTCTGCGCCGGACTCGAGGATCTCGGGATCCGTATCGACCCGGAAGCAAACCAGAAGACTGTCCGCGGTATGGAAGGCATCATCAGCGCTCCGGACTCTGCCATCAAGGTGCTTGTCATTCCGGCCAACGAGGAGTTGGTCGTGGCAAGGGAAGTCTGCCGCTTTATTCAATCCTGA
- a CDS encoding BMC domain-containing protein, producing MANQAIGILETKGLTALVQGTDAMLKAANVELTGPMKGIGSALVSATITGDVAAVKAAIEAGAEAAGSFGEVVSAHVIARPHDDITTVVPTTKKPKK from the coding sequence ATGGCAAATCAAGCAATTGGAATATTAGAGACTAAAGGACTCACCGCGCTGGTCCAGGGGACCGACGCGATGCTCAAGGCAGCGAATGTGGAGCTGACCGGCCCGATGAAGGGGATCGGAAGCGCTCTTGTCAGTGCGACCATCACCGGCGACGTGGCAGCCGTCAAGGCAGCCATTGAAGCGGGGGCGGAAGCCGCCGGAAGTTTCGGCGAAGTCGTCAGTGCGCACGTCATTGCACGTCCGCATGATGACATCACGACGGTTGTTCCGACGACCAAGAAACCCAAGAAGTAG
- a CDS encoding EutN/CcmL family microcompartment protein, with amino-acid sequence MYLGKVIGSVVSTKKDDSMTGRKLLMVRPMLADPENPSQFKPGSNTIVAIDTLGSGEGELVMFAQGSSARQADGLKSMPVDAAIVGIVDTVSILGKKTYEAKNS; translated from the coding sequence ATGTACCTCGGGAAAGTCATAGGTTCAGTCGTTTCGACGAAGAAGGACGACAGCATGACGGGGCGGAAGCTTCTCATGGTCCGACCCATGTTGGCGGACCCGGAAAACCCAAGCCAATTCAAACCCGGTAGCAACACCATCGTGGCGATTGATACGTTGGGTTCGGGCGAGGGGGAATTGGTCATGTTCGCCCAAGGCAGTTCAGCTCGTCAGGCCGACGGTTTGAAATCCATGCCGGTGGACGCCGCCATTGTCGGTATTGTCGATACGGTCAGCATCCTCGGCAAGAAAACCTACGAGGCCAAAAACAGCTAA
- a CDS encoding aldehyde dehydrogenase: MSQIDEAALRSVVTEVLSKLQSSRAAVVTPSIQSKPGRHGVFDDAASAGRAARGGFEQLKKTGWAGRAKVVEIVKRMCAENAVRWGTIEFEETKIGRLEHKIEKLQGIRNVLGTEYLVPHGMSGDAGITMDESAPWGVIGAISPVTHSIPTIAGNIVNMVAAGNAVVVNPHPGGAACAAVAIDEFNEAIKAELGIENLVCTVEKPSLESFNELCASEDVNMLCITGGPAVVDAAMKTGKRAICAGPGNPPVVVDDCSALDFDKVAKDIIIGGGYDNNLLCIGEKQVFVVGNSYKPFMDSMKRAGAVLLTKAQLEAIKKEVFDVKDGGGGCSHAVLNRAYVGADAAKLAAIAGLKVDPKTEMLIAETADDDLFVIEEQMMPLLPIVRSSTFDDAVRMAKASEHGYKHSAMVHTMNVSRMTQMGREMDTTIFVKNGPCVAGLGLGGEGYISFSIATTTGEGITTPRTFTRFRRCTLVDQLNII; the protein is encoded by the coding sequence ATGAGCCAGATAGACGAAGCAGCCTTACGCAGTGTGGTGACGGAAGTCCTTTCAAAACTCCAGTCAAGCCGTGCAGCAGTGGTGACACCGTCAATACAATCGAAACCCGGCCGGCACGGTGTCTTTGATGATGCCGCATCTGCAGGCCGTGCGGCTCGTGGTGGTTTTGAGCAGCTCAAGAAAACCGGTTGGGCCGGGCGTGCAAAGGTTGTCGAGATCGTCAAGCGGATGTGCGCCGAAAACGCCGTGCGCTGGGGGACCATCGAATTTGAGGAAACGAAAATCGGCCGCCTCGAGCACAAGATTGAAAAGCTGCAGGGGATCAGGAATGTACTCGGGACGGAATACCTTGTTCCTCATGGAATGAGTGGTGACGCCGGGATCACGATGGACGAGTCCGCTCCTTGGGGCGTCATCGGCGCGATCTCGCCCGTTACGCATTCGATTCCGACCATTGCCGGCAATATCGTGAATATGGTTGCCGCCGGTAATGCCGTGGTCGTCAACCCGCACCCGGGCGGGGCCGCTTGCGCCGCCGTGGCGATTGATGAATTCAACGAAGCCATCAAGGCGGAGCTGGGCATCGAGAATCTTGTCTGTACGGTTGAGAAACCGTCGCTGGAGTCGTTCAACGAGCTGTGCGCCTCTGAGGATGTCAACATGTTGTGCATCACGGGTGGACCGGCAGTTGTGGATGCCGCCATGAAGACCGGCAAACGCGCAATCTGCGCGGGCCCGGGGAATCCGCCGGTCGTTGTCGATGACTGCAGTGCCCTGGATTTTGATAAAGTCGCCAAGGACATCATCATTGGCGGCGGCTACGACAACAACCTTTTGTGCATCGGTGAAAAGCAGGTTTTTGTAGTGGGTAACAGCTACAAGCCATTCATGGATTCCATGAAGCGGGCTGGTGCCGTCCTTTTGACAAAGGCTCAACTGGAAGCCATCAAGAAGGAAGTCTTCGACGTGAAGGACGGAGGCGGGGGGTGCTCGCATGCAGTCCTCAACCGGGCCTATGTCGGTGCGGATGCGGCCAAGCTCGCCGCCATAGCCGGACTCAAGGTTGATCCGAAGACGGAGATGCTCATTGCCGAAACAGCCGACGACGACCTGTTCGTCATTGAGGAGCAAATGATGCCTTTGTTGCCCATAGTCCGCTCTTCCACCTTTGATGATGCAGTGCGCATGGCCAAGGCTTCGGAGCACGGCTACAAGCATTCGGCGATGGTGCACACGATGAATGTCAGCCGCATGACCCAGATGGGTCGTGAGATGGACACCACTATCTTTGTCAAGAATGGCCCCTGCGTTGCCGGACTCGGCCTCGGCGGCGAAGGCTATATCAGTTTTTCCATCGCGACAACAACCGGAGAAGGCATCACGACTCCCCGTACCTTCACCCGGTTCCGGCGCTGTACCCTCGTCGATCAACTGAATATCATTTAA
- a CDS encoding EutN/CcmL family microcompartment protein — translation MILARVDGHATASIAHPSLKGQKIVLCTPVDEDGVATGLPIAALDPIGAGRHTKVFITTDGQWSQGTVHDKTSPIRNQVIGLID, via the coding sequence ATGATCCTTGCCCGAGTAGATGGCCATGCCACGGCCTCCATCGCCCATCCCAGCCTGAAGGGACAGAAGATTGTCCTGTGCACGCCGGTGGATGAAGACGGGGTAGCCACTGGACTGCCGATTGCCGCTTTGGACCCTATTGGGGCAGGCCGGCACACAAAGGTATTTATCACGACAGATGGGCAGTGGTCGCAAGGGACCGTCCATGACAAGACTTCACCTATTCGAAACCAGGTTATCGGCCTGATCGACTGA
- a CDS encoding EutN/CcmL family microcompartment protein, which translates to MKPGRVIGRVTLSHAAPQFRGARWLVIGPMGPDELSGKNPDGVGEGWTPVVYDNLGAGEGDPIIYVEGAEATQPFDFPIPLDAINVALLDAYTFETPEL; encoded by the coding sequence ATGAAACCGGGACGCGTCATAGGAAGAGTTACCCTGAGCCATGCGGCACCGCAATTCCGTGGCGCCCGCTGGTTGGTCATTGGCCCGATGGGACCTGATGAACTGTCCGGGAAGAATCCCGACGGGGTTGGCGAGGGCTGGACACCGGTGGTTTATGACAATCTCGGGGCAGGCGAGGGCGATCCGATCATCTATGTCGAAGGTGCGGAAGCGACCCAACCATTTGATTTCCCGATTCCCCTGGATGCCATCAATGTGGCCCTCCTCGATGCCTACACTTTTGAAACACCTGAATTATAA
- a CDS encoding class II aldolase/adducin family protein: protein MSKFYTAKDLEKMIASGTCLKTLPSDAKFTPMARDILRKHKVKPGTAAPTATAGVATGSSVKIHTPVLPDAEYNWKPGGDPKTAAELEKFFYSPEIQVLKERICHIGKRIWDKGYVDGNGGNITVRVGDNLVLCTPTLISKGFMTPDDICMVDLDGNQVAGTRPRTSEVNTHLGIMKNEPKAKSCVHAHPVYATAFAVAGVTPPSCLIPEPEVFLGEIGLASYQTPGTPENAQEVGQLAKKHQSILMQNHGVICWGKDVEDAYWKMENTDAFCQTVTVSMQIGGPKQYGTDKLKELINIRKNLGMPDHRLEELKECELCDADAYTIHTSPQPTSCGCQLPDANTGDIDEALVKQITDMIVKELSK from the coding sequence ATGAGCAAATTCTATACAGCGAAAGACCTGGAGAAGATGATCGCCAGCGGCACCTGCCTGAAAACGCTCCCGAGTGATGCCAAGTTCACTCCCATGGCGCGCGACATCCTGCGAAAGCACAAGGTAAAACCCGGAACGGCAGCTCCAACAGCGACTGCGGGCGTTGCGACGGGCTCATCCGTGAAGATTCACACGCCGGTGCTCCCTGATGCCGAGTACAACTGGAAGCCGGGTGGTGATCCGAAAACAGCTGCCGAGCTGGAAAAATTCTTTTATTCACCGGAGATCCAGGTCTTGAAGGAACGCATCTGCCATATCGGCAAGCGCATCTGGGACAAGGGCTATGTCGATGGCAATGGTGGCAACATCACTGTCCGTGTCGGCGATAACCTGGTCCTTTGTACACCGACCTTGATTTCCAAGGGCTTCATGACGCCTGACGACATTTGCATGGTTGACTTGGACGGAAACCAAGTGGCCGGCACGCGTCCTCGGACCTCCGAAGTCAACACTCACTTGGGCATCATGAAGAATGAACCCAAGGCGAAATCCTGTGTGCATGCGCATCCGGTCTATGCGACCGCTTTCGCGGTGGCCGGAGTGACGCCTCCGTCCTGTTTGATTCCGGAACCTGAGGTATTTCTCGGGGAAATCGGACTGGCGAGCTACCAGACTCCCGGGACTCCCGAAAATGCACAAGAGGTCGGCCAGTTGGCCAAGAAGCATCAGTCCATCCTGATGCAGAACCACGGTGTCATTTGCTGGGGCAAGGATGTCGAGGATGCCTACTGGAAGATGGAAAACACGGATGCCTTTTGCCAGACGGTCACGGTGTCCATGCAGATTGGCGGACCCAAGCAGTACGGAACGGACAAGCTCAAGGAATTGATCAACATCCGGAAGAACCTTGGCATGCCCGATCATCGCCTGGAAGAGCTCAAGGAGTGTGAGCTTTGTGACGCGGATGCTTACACTATCCATACGTCACCACAGCCGACCTCCTGTGGTTGCCAATTGCCGGATGCCAATACCGGTGATATCGATGAAGCACTGGTAAAGCAGATCACCGACATGATCGTCAAAGAACTCAGCAAGTAA
- a CDS encoding malate dehydrogenase, with the protein MKKDPIRVAVTGAAGNIGYALLFRIASGQMFGPDQPVALNLIEIEPAMAALAGVAMELDDCAFPLLEEIVQTSDLNVGFKDCDWALLVGSVPRKAGMERADLLGINGKIFVGQGKAINDHAKRSCRVLVVGNPCNTNCLIAMRSAPDIPDKQFFAMTRLDENRAKTQLALKAGVKVKDVTELCVWGNHSPSMFPDFYNAKINRQSAAKVIADESWLKETFVPTVGTRGAAIIKARGASSAASAANAVVDTVSDLIKPTRGGYHSVCVISSGEYGVPEGIITSMPIRVDAVGNWRVVEGIKLNDYAREKIAASNAELVEERSVAFGQLGLSI; encoded by the coding sequence ATGAAGAAAGACCCGATACGTGTAGCCGTTACTGGAGCAGCCGGTAACATCGGATATGCCCTCTTGTTCCGGATTGCCTCCGGCCAGATGTTTGGCCCGGATCAACCGGTAGCCCTTAACCTGATTGAAATCGAGCCGGCGATGGCAGCCCTTGCCGGTGTTGCCATGGAGCTTGATGACTGTGCCTTCCCCCTCCTTGAGGAGATCGTCCAGACCTCCGACCTCAATGTTGGCTTCAAGGATTGCGACTGGGCCTTGCTGGTGGGTTCCGTGCCCCGCAAGGCGGGAATGGAACGGGCAGACTTGCTCGGCATTAACGGCAAGATTTTTGTCGGCCAGGGGAAGGCGATCAATGACCACGCCAAGCGGAGCTGCCGCGTGTTGGTCGTTGGCAATCCCTGCAATACCAATTGCCTGATTGCGATGCGGAGTGCCCCCGATATTCCGGACAAACAGTTTTTTGCGATGACCCGACTTGATGAGAACCGCGCCAAGACACAATTGGCCCTGAAAGCTGGCGTGAAGGTCAAGGATGTGACCGAGCTATGCGTCTGGGGTAATCACAGCCCGTCGATGTTCCCGGATTTCTATAACGCCAAGATCAACCGGCAAAGCGCCGCCAAGGTGATTGCGGATGAAAGCTGGCTGAAGGAAACTTTCGTGCCAACCGTGGGAACCCGCGGGGCCGCCATCATCAAGGCGCGTGGAGCATCTTCCGCTGCCTCGGCCGCCAACGCAGTTGTTGATACGGTCAGCGACCTGATCAAGCCGACCCGTGGTGGCTATCACAGTGTTTGCGTCATCTCCAGTGGCGAATACGGAGTTCCCGAAGGGATCATCACCTCGATGCCCATTCGCGTGGATGCCGTTGGCAACTGGCGTGTTGTCGAGGGAATCAAGCTGAATGATTATGCAAGGGAGAAGATTGCCGCCTCCAACGCAGAATTGGTCGAGGAACGAAGCGTTGCCTTTGGACAATTAGGTCTTTCAATTTAA
- a CDS encoding rhamnulokinase — translation MTTSPITVAAVDMGATSGRVFRVRWDGSRIDLTESHRFTHGFEKLGQNYYWQPGVLFREIVKGIQAARREASTLASCGVDFWGVDHALLLEDGRLAHPVYSYRDERTRPLLPKSDSEQARRLYEKTGIPIVLYNSSFQLMETLQAMPSLKDSVKRCLFLPDYFNYLLSGSMLNEVSIASTSQLLSLDSGRFDTDLMQELGIPDSWFFGPVKAGKRLGNVVGERGLSGLTVSLVPGHDTSCAFEGAPGATEDDFIVSTGTWCLAGCFSDTPFPIEKGLAQGISHERCGNGNFRPTKILLGLWLVEKLLESFQAKPSSAEEWMQLDEAVSKIPRQDYVIDTADEALFNPKDMKEAIDSQLNAYGHDKPQTLPGYLKLAAESIAQSIADSMDDFESSLGRTFGKILVIGGGAKNAILCKAISERSGRAVHAYPTEAAIIGNAAYQLKAMDAIDSVEEIRAQLPRLIEARIFS, via the coding sequence ATGACAACCAGCCCGATCACTGTTGCCGCTGTCGACATGGGCGCCACCAGTGGGCGCGTATTTCGTGTTCGCTGGGATGGAAGCCGTATCGACCTGACCGAGAGCCATCGTTTTACCCACGGCTTTGAAAAGCTCGGGCAAAATTATTACTGGCAACCCGGGGTGCTATTCCGGGAGATCGTCAAGGGGATACAGGCTGCACGACGCGAGGCATCCACACTTGCCTCCTGTGGTGTCGATTTCTGGGGGGTGGATCATGCCCTTCTGCTCGAGGATGGGCGCCTTGCACACCCTGTTTACTCATACCGGGATGAACGGACACGGCCGCTTTTGCCAAAATCGGATTCCGAGCAGGCCCGAAGATTGTACGAGAAGACCGGCATTCCAATTGTCCTCTACAATAGCTCATTCCAATTAATGGAAACCTTGCAAGCGATGCCGTCATTAAAGGACTCCGTGAAACGATGCCTTTTTCTGCCGGATTATTTCAATTACCTGCTGAGTGGATCCATGCTCAATGAAGTCTCCATAGCCAGTACTTCCCAGCTTCTGTCCCTGGATTCAGGGCGTTTCGATACCGACCTCATGCAGGAGTTGGGCATTCCGGATTCCTGGTTCTTCGGCCCTGTGAAAGCTGGTAAACGCCTTGGAAATGTGGTCGGTGAACGCGGCCTATCCGGGCTGACGGTATCCCTTGTCCCGGGACATGATACATCCTGTGCGTTTGAAGGTGCTCCGGGTGCGACCGAAGATGATTTCATTGTCAGTACGGGGACATGGTGCCTTGCGGGGTGTTTCTCGGACACACCGTTTCCGATTGAAAAGGGATTGGCACAAGGAATTTCGCATGAGCGTTGCGGAAACGGCAACTTCAGGCCGACCAAAATCCTCCTTGGCCTGTGGCTGGTGGAGAAACTTCTCGAAAGTTTCCAGGCAAAACCATCCAGCGCTGAGGAATGGATGCAACTGGATGAAGCTGTATCGAAAATTCCGCGACAGGATTATGTCATCGATACAGCGGACGAGGCACTTTTCAATCCAAAGGATATGAAAGAGGCGATCGACTCGCAATTGAATGCCTATGGTCATGATAAACCACAAACACTACCGGGCTATCTAAAGCTGGCTGCTGAGTCCATCGCCCAGAGTATAGCCGACTCAATGGATGACTTTGAAAGCTCTCTTGGAAGGACTTTTGGAAAAATCCTTGTTATCGGTGGCGGGGCAAAGAATGCAATCCTGTGCAAGGCCATTTCCGAGCGCTCGGGGCGGGCGGTTCATGCTTATCCGACAGAGGCGGCCATTATTGGCAATGCCGCTTACCAGCTAAAGGCAATGGATGCCATCGACTCGGTGGAGGAAATCCGCGCACAACTGCCAAGACTTATCGAAGCCAGGATATTCAGCTGA
- a CDS encoding zinc-dependent alcohol dehydrogenase: protein MPLSSNKIEKIVHEVVSRSLSAEAKPFAESGRAAVLVAPEKLKLQEFPLRGIRSDEILVKVEACGICGTDIHCYKSDPFALAPVVLGHEGTGIVLEVGRDVKMDGVGKPVLPGDRIVTSIFETSENCLIAKYNPHKANLCDDLRVYGLLPDEPEYHFNGYFGEYLIIRPGSSFFVVNDMSTDLRVLIEPAAVVCHALERAKTCGVNLNFRSRVVVQGCGPIGLLMIAVLRTHGINNIIAIDGNNSRLSMAASLGADVQLNFKDFNGIDDLASKVYSLTKGIGAHFGFQATGFPEAFAGLFKCIRRGGGIVEVGHFVDGGNCTMNPHQDITRKEITVTGSWVYNSFEYPYAYHFLRRAEGIGLPVTDLITHRFPLDQIQTAFDVNLQQQGIKVVVEMD, encoded by the coding sequence ATGCCTCTCAGTAGTAATAAGATAGAGAAAATTGTCCACGAAGTCGTATCGCGATCCCTTTCCGCTGAGGCAAAGCCATTTGCGGAGTCCGGACGAGCGGCGGTTCTTGTTGCCCCCGAAAAGCTCAAATTGCAGGAATTTCCATTAAGAGGAATCCGGTCGGACGAAATTCTGGTCAAGGTGGAAGCGTGCGGGATTTGTGGAACAGACATTCATTGTTACAAGAGTGATCCATTTGCGCTCGCCCCGGTCGTGCTGGGTCATGAGGGGACAGGCATCGTGCTTGAAGTGGGCAGGGATGTTAAGATGGATGGTGTTGGTAAACCGGTTCTTCCCGGTGATCGCATCGTGACAAGCATCTTTGAGACCAGTGAGAATTGCCTCATTGCAAAATACAATCCGCACAAGGCAAACCTGTGTGATGATTTGAGGGTGTATGGGCTTCTTCCAGACGAACCAGAATACCACTTTAATGGATATTTTGGAGAGTACCTTATCATTCGTCCGGGATCCTCTTTTTTTGTGGTGAACGATATGAGCACGGACCTGCGGGTGTTGATTGAACCGGCTGCCGTCGTTTGTCATGCCCTTGAGAGGGCGAAGACGTGTGGGGTGAATTTGAATTTCCGTTCGAGAGTAGTGGTCCAAGGATGTGGTCCGATCGGATTGCTTATGATAGCCGTCCTGCGAACCCATGGTATTAACAATATCATTGCGATTGATGGGAACAATTCACGCCTTTCAATGGCCGCTTCCCTTGGGGCCGATGTTCAGCTGAACTTCAAGGATTTTAATGGAATTGATGATTTGGCCTCCAAGGTGTATTCGCTTACCAAGGGAATAGGCGCTCATTTTGGTTTCCAGGCAACGGGTTTTCCAGAAGCATTTGCAGGTTTGTTTAAATGCATCCGTCGCGGGGGAGGAATTGTCGAGGTAGGGCACTTCGTTGATGGGGGAAATTGCACGATGAATCCGCATCAGGATATCACGCGCAAGGAGATAACCGTAACGGGCAGTTGGGTCTACAACAGTTTTGAGTATCCCTATGCTTATCACTTTCTTAGACGAGCAGAAGGAATCGGCCTGCCCGTAACAGATTTGATTACGCATCGCTTTCCTCTGGATCAAATACAGACCGCCTTTGATGTAAATCTGCAACAGCAGGGCATCAAGGTCGTGGTGGAGATGGATTGA
- a CDS encoding fasciclin domain-containing protein yields MKKLLTLAATGLIGFTSVNAEEGELLSIAEVAAYTPESFSTLTAALVTTDLAKTLNSEGAFTIFAPTNAAFDTAAKALLGDESATGLDLLLALDKETLAEILTYHVLPGALLSDDVLASDTFTTVNGADVNRVDTTIVGGQGSSGNLVLELINLEAANGIIHVIDGVLLPPIVEEPVSILETALNTPALSSLVAAVQKANLGWILGSERFNLTVFAPTNDAFDAAARAALGDENATGADLVEALPAWKLRRILLNHILFGDLDSGDVLSKDRYYTLIWSKLTREDLTLFSRNGQGTLIPELIDIEATNGIVHVIDGVLLP; encoded by the coding sequence ATGAAAAAACTACTCACACTCGCTGCAACCGGGCTAATCGGCTTTACATCCGTCAACGCTGAAGAGGGGGAACTTCTAAGCATTGCTGAAGTCGCTGCTTACACACCTGAATCATTCAGCACGCTCACCGCTGCTTTGGTCACCACAGATCTGGCCAAGACACTTAACAGCGAAGGCGCTTTCACAATATTCGCCCCGACAAACGCCGCCTTTGACACTGCCGCAAAAGCATTACTTGGCGATGAATCAGCCACAGGTCTTGACCTCCTCCTGGCACTCGACAAGGAGACGCTGGCAGAAATTCTCACGTACCACGTCCTGCCGGGAGCGCTCCTGTCAGATGATGTGCTTGCTTCAGACACCTTCACAACAGTCAACGGTGCTGACGTCAACCGCGTGGACACGACGATTGTGGGTGGACAGGGAAGCTCCGGCAATCTCGTTCTGGAATTGATCAACCTCGAAGCGGCCAATGGAATTATCCATGTCATCGACGGCGTCCTCCTGCCACCAATTGTCGAAGAGCCCGTTTCCATTCTCGAAACTGCCCTCAACACTCCTGCACTCAGCTCCCTCGTGGCAGCAGTGCAGAAAGCTAATCTCGGCTGGATCCTGGGTAGCGAGCGCTTCAACCTGACTGTATTTGCCCCCACCAACGATGCTTTCGATGCGGCCGCCCGCGCTGCCCTCGGAGATGAAAACGCTACGGGTGCTGATCTGGTCGAGGCGCTTCCAGCATGGAAGCTGCGCCGCATCCTCCTCAACCACATCCTCTTCGGTGACTTGGACTCTGGGGATGTATTGAGCAAGGACAGGTACTACACGCTCATCTGGAGCAAGCTGACCCGCGAAGACCTGACTCTTTTCTCCCGCAATGGACAAGGAACGTTGATTCCCGAGCTGATCGACATTGAGGCCACCAACGGCATCGTGCATGTCATCGACGGCGTCCTCCTGCCATAA
- a CDS encoding ThuA domain-containing protein, producing the protein MKICVLCDDRYHPGNVVTDGLQFLRGAGHVLEFATAASTGTLSKAMADLIILCKGQIEGNECGEGLWMDAELEKWFVEFVRSGGKLLVVHSGVVIEEKNRAFRSLVGGSFSHHPEACPIVYSTVGDFLTGAGIDDMEVHDEHYFIDLAVEKESLEIFLEGRSNHGCQPAGWFRKEGSGLVGVLTPGHFPAVWRQPHFKQLLTLCIDRLGGSR; encoded by the coding sequence ATGAAGATTTGTGTTCTCTGTGACGACCGATACCACCCTGGGAACGTTGTAACCGATGGGCTGCAATTCCTGCGAGGGGCCGGCCATGTCCTTGAGTTTGCCACCGCTGCCTCGACTGGCACCTTGAGCAAGGCAATGGCAGACCTCATTATTCTCTGCAAGGGGCAGATTGAAGGGAATGAATGTGGTGAAGGGCTCTGGATGGACGCTGAGCTTGAAAAGTGGTTTGTTGAGTTTGTCAGGTCAGGCGGCAAGCTTCTCGTGGTTCACTCCGGTGTTGTCATAGAAGAGAAAAATCGTGCCTTTCGTTCATTGGTTGGAGGGTCATTCAGCCATCACCCGGAGGCTTGTCCAATTGTGTACTCGACTGTCGGGGATTTCCTGACAGGGGCTGGAATTGATGATATGGAAGTCCACGATGAGCACTACTTTATTGATCTGGCCGTTGAAAAAGAGTCGCTTGAGATATTCCTTGAAGGCCGGTCTAATCATGGTTGCCAGCCAGCCGGATGGTTTCGCAAAGAAGGCAGTGGATTGGTGGGAGTCCTCACTCCAGGCCACTTTCCCGCAGTCTGGCGACAACCGCATTTTAAGCAGTTGTTGACCCTGTGTATCGATCGTCTGGGAGGTTCACGATGA